AAGATGACCCTTGCGATCCTGCCCTTAAGATTGGTCCTGACTTCCCACAATCCATCTCCCAGCCTGCGTACCAGGGGCATCCCCAGGGGCCAGCCCCACTGGACGGTTTTTATATCCGCGCCGATGAGTTTCCTGTCCTCG
This genomic interval from bacterium contains the following:
- a CDS encoding type II toxin-antitoxin system RelE/ParE family toxin encodes the protein EDRKLIGADIKTVQWGWPLGMPLVRRLGDGLWEVRTNLKGRIARVIFCTHDDHIVLLHGFIKKTQAILKKDLELAKERMKRF